In Oryza sativa Japonica Group chromosome 3, ASM3414082v1, one DNA window encodes the following:
- the LOC4332254 gene encoding IRK-interacting protein — protein sequence MVSSPSPSSPFPAAAVSDARRAGGGRTTASEVDEKYAHVATPLHNHRGGSGGAKKTPRRAKSEGGGGADPAAYVAAVSCSDCRFKQRLHAPASPGPGAVIRSLFVSLTRRSTPRSSPSPTSASGGDGGESEQWRLAAADLSRRLAAATRTRDEALEETTRLKHSLTELEMKLARLEARVLPTPTAAAFPVESFLRAVSTARAAVRSLTRALSNHLRSPVNPGPNLESFLNRAFHADFELDTEGDVHTADPAGRCEANLAAYHSIAALTWEEVLLHGTKHYSEGLSRFCDAKMSEVVSSLGWARARAWPEPLLQAFFLAAKGVWGVRLLARSVHPPLPVVRVDRGARFDSRFMEDAAAGRAGKLEPASVKMMVAPGFHVYVACAGVVKCKVVCFYSSSSSSRTGGHRDGGSIANGSVGLGSSCSDVNGSATDAVDGCNNQSSSVVT from the exons ATGGTCTCCTCtccctcgccttcctctcccttccccGCCGCAGCA GTATCCGACGcgaggcgggccggcggtggCAGGACGACGGCCTCGGAGGTGGACGAGAAGTACGCGCACGTCGCGACGCCACTCCACAACCACCGCGGGGGGAGCGGGGGTGCCAAGAAGACGCCGCGGCGAGCGAAGAgcgaaggaggaggcggagcggaCCCCGCGGCGTACGTCGCGGCGGTGTCCTGCTCTGACTGCCGCTTCAAGCAGCGGCTCCACGCGCCGGCGTCGCCTGGCCCTGGGGCGGTCATCCGCTCGCTGTTCGTGTCACTCACCCGACGATCCACGccgcggtcgtcgccgtcgccgacgtcggCGTCCGGTGGGGACGGAGGGGAGAGCGAGCAGTGGCGCCTGGCCGCGGCCGACCTCTcgcggcggctcgcggcggcgacgcgcacgCGGGACGAGGCGCTGGAGGAGACCACGCGGCTGAAGCACTCCCTCACCGAGCTGGAGATGAAGCTCGCGCGCCTCGAGGCCCGCGTGCTCCCCACTcccacggccgccgccttccccgtcGAGTCGTTCCTCCGGGCGGTGTCGACAGCGCGAGCCGCCGTGCGGAGCCTCACGCGGGCTCTCTCCAATCACCTCCGCAGCCCGGTGAACCCCGGCCCGAACCTCGAGAGCTTCCTGAACCGCGCGTTCCACGCCGACTTCGAGCTCGACACCGAGGGCGACGTGCACACGGCGGACCCGGCGGGCCGCTGCGAGGCCAACCTCGCGGCGTACCACTCCATCGCGGCGCTGACGTGGGAGGAGGTCCTCCTCCACGGTACCAAGCACTACAGCGAGGGCCTGAGCCGGTTCTGCGACGCCAAGATGAGCGAGGTGGTTTCCTCCCTCGGTTGGGCGCGCGCCCGCGCCTGGCCGGAGCCGCTGCTGCAGGCGTTCTTCCTGGCCGCCAAGGGCGTGTGGGGGGTGCGCCTCCTCGCGCGGTCCGTCCACCCGCCGCTGCCCGTGGTGCGCGTCGACCGCGGCGCGCGCTTCGACTCGCGGTTCAtggaggacgcggccgccgggCGCGCCGGGAAGCTGGAGCCGGCAAGCGTGAAGATGATGGTGGCGCCGGGGTTCCACGTGTACGTCGCCTGCGCCGGCGTGGTGAAGTGCAAGGTGGTGTGCTtctacagcagcagcagcagcagccgcaccgGCGGCCACAGAGATGGCGGGAGCATCGCCAACGGGTCTGTGGGGTTGGGGAGTAGCTGTAGCGATGTGAATGGGAGTGCTACAGACGCGGTGGATGGTTGTAATAATCAGAGCAGTAGCGTAGTTACATAG